A region of the Penicillium psychrofluorescens genome assembly, chromosome: 6 genome:
GGGCACCTGGATAGTGTGACAGAGCATCATGAGGGAGTTCAATAACATCAAAACTCATACTAAAATATCAAGACTATGAAGGATACTGGGAGTTACAGTCACAGAAAATCATTTTCCAGAATCCAGCCTACTGCTTGCCATTCATCTGTGCAACCCAATTCGTAACCAAATCTGCGTAGTCGGAGTCAGTTGTGCAGATGGAGTAGGGATCAGTTCCAGGGCAGTCAGTATCCACGACGAGAGAGCCCCATGTCATGTCCCCATTGATAGATTGAGAAGACATTTCATAAGCGTGCCATTGATCGTATGTAGATTGGCGGGGGTAGGTCGTGTCTGTTCTGATGATACCGTACTCCTCTAGCACGGCGGGTTTATTTGCAGCAACACTGGACGCTTCATGGTCGGCCAGCCATTGCATAGACCAAGCCACATTTTCATAACCGGATCTAATGACGAGAAAGAATTAGGGACGATTGACACCGGGCCTCACAATAGGTCGAATACTTACGTGCTGCCAATGTACAAGTGGATGGTGCCGAAGTCGATATTTGGAAGAGCAATCAAAGCATCGTAGTCCTGACCAGAGCCGCCATCGTATTCATATTCAGTGCTACCAGCTTCATTGAAAAAGCCTTCTCCGCCAAATGAGACCTTGAGAATGTCGTATTTAGTGATGATTCATTGATGCCAGAACTCAGACTCACCATATGGTTGGGGTCAATGGACTTGATATACGTCGACATGGTGTCCGCCCACGTGGTTATCACGTCCGGATTACAGGCGCTTGACTGCGGATTGGGCCCGGACCCGGAGCATCTGGCCTGGTAGGTTATTGGAAATTAGTGTCGCGTTTCCATTAGTTCGAAATAGACAGCTGGACATACTTCGTTGGCTAGCTCCCAGGCGAAGATGGACGGGCTCGTGCTGTACCGGGACACCACCGTATTGACATAGCTCTGGTAGTAGGTAGCGATTTGAGCGTTCGTATAAAACAAATCGTGAGGCTGGTCCGATCCGACAGTGTTGTTAACATAGACATCCATTCCTCCGTAGTCGCTCCAATTGCTACAGAATGTTAGCTCTGGATTGCAGAAGATCTAAAACAGACAAAATAGGAGGCAATTACTTGGTCAAAGTCAGGATCAATTTGATTCCAGCTGCCTCAGCTTGCTGCACCACTGCGTCCAAGAGCTCAAGGCCATTTGCTCCGGTGTTGATAGTTGGAACTCCGTTGGTCCAAGACTGGTAATACACTGATGGTATATATGCTGACGTTGTGTCATAATCATTAAACGCCCAGCATCTTGGAACACATCTTCGAGTCAATACACGGGCTCAAGCGGGTGTTCCATTTCCTTACCTGAGAACACGGTAACCGTCTGCTTTAACCGCTGAAATTACATCGGCGGCATACTGCGTAGTACTGTAGCCGGCTGAAATGATTTAGCTTGGGTTCACCTGTTTGATGGAGCTGATATTCACCATCGTAGATGTTAGTTCCAGCAAAACTGAACGGGGCTCCATCAACTTCGAAATTTACGCCGTTATGCGTCGCAAATTGGCCGCATACAGTTATGGCTGTAAAAGCCACGGCGCCGAAAAGCTTTAAGAATGCCATTGTAAACTTGAAACTCACTTCGCACGAAAGTGATTTTGGATTCATGGATGGCTTTTGATCAAATATATACATGTCCCCAGGATTATAGATGCCAACTATTCCTTTCAGCACTTTCAAATCTTGATGCTAGCATTTATGGCTCCTCCAACGGGGCTCAGAGTATAGAATCGGAACTTCTGCGGAACGAGGTAGGAACTGATTAGCAGGGGCCCAGAACTTTGCGGGGGTGGCGCTGTTGGCGCCGGAGTTCTGCATAGAGATCCGTTGCAACCCATGATTCCATACCAGACCCCGCTCTCCGTAGCGGATAGACTTTTCCACATCTTTTCATCTCCGTCTCGGTCGTTTCTGGCTTTGCGCTAGATTTTTCTAGCTTCGGTCAGGACGATGTAAATTACGctgatctttttttcctaGCAAATGTAACCTTCCGCTGCAGTTTCCGCAAACGCCACGGGCCGAGTGTCAGAAACCAATTTAGCAAGCCTGAGACTTGTGATAAGAGGAACGTGCATCGGGCCCTGGTGCATTTTCGGTTTGCGGGGGCTGGATGAGATTCTTGTTGAAGAGCTACTCGGTTGCCAAGTGAAACATGATTGTCGTCAGAGACGACGCAGGGTACTCGATATTAACTGGGGCCATACATCTGCGAGTGCCTCTCTTGGCCGCTTTATGTCCGACCAAGACCCGCTCATGCTGTTTTTCTCCTGGTGACAGAGtccaaaaaggcaaagaTTGTCGCAacgaggaagatggaagaaCTACATAAGAAATGACACCGTCGAAAAATTTCCGAGGTCAACCAAGAATTGATTGGTTTTTGGAGCAGCTCTCAAGGCACCATGAGGTTTACAATGAACCCTCTATCATTGAGCGTCCTATCGTTCGTGACAGGTCTTGCTGTAGCTCAGACTTTCTCTGATCCGATTCGCAACCCTGGAGCAGATCCCCATATGGTCACTACGGGCGGATACTACTATCTGACAAACACTCAAGGAACCTTCATATCGGTGACACGCTCCACTACTCTGGGCGGGCTGATAAGCGGTGACACCAGAACTGTTTGGACGGACACAGACACAGACCGCAACCAGAACATGTGGGCACCGGAGATGCACCTGATTGATGGGATGTATGTTTTTGCCATCTTAGAAAACTTTCAATGTTTTTTGCCTCCTGGCCAGATTCATTAATTTGACGAAATTATATCAGTTGGTACATATTTTATTCGGCTGGCAATGGAGACATTGGAAATGGACAGCGCTCGTTTGTGATTCAGGGCTGCGACGCCAATCCTTATGACTGCGACTATACTTTTCTTGCCGAGTTGACTCCCGCCGctggaggccaaggaggtGCCGACTTGAATGACCCGTGGTCCATTGACGGCACCTATCTCACCATCGGAACGGCCCGCTACCACGTCGTCTCCGCCATCAACCCGCAGGGCACGCAGAGTATTCAAATTGCCTCCCTTGATACATCAGCCTGGAGTGTTGGCCCCTGGTCCGTCATCTCTTCACCAACGGAGCCTTGGGAAATGGCAGATGGAGTCTCCGGTGAACCTGTAGCAGTTAACGAAGGTCCAAACCCGCTTTATAACAACGGAAATACGTggctctctttctccgcATCTTGGTGCGGTACTCCGGCGTACGCGCTTGGGCTTTTGCAATATGATGGAACTGGTGACCCTCTTCAGGCCTCGAGTTGGACCAAGACTGGACCGGTCTTCTCTTCTAATAATGGGAATTACGGTACTGGTCACAATgtattcttctcttctcccgACGGAACTCAAGTCTGGGTATGTGAAACAAATTCCCTTCAGACTGTTCAAAGCACCCTAACTCTATCACAGAATGCCTATCATGCTACTACCAACCCCGCGGGCAGCTGTGGTGGTGATAGGTATACCATGGCACAGATTGTCAATTTCGATGCATCGGGAAATCCAGACCTTGGAGTTCCGGTCCAGGGGGGCTCACCCATCGGAGTGCCATCTGGTGATGGTAGCTAGGGAAGGCCATTGTGCAAGTGTATCTAGTTTATGTAACAAGGACCTTTTTTGCTGCTTGCAGCTTCCCACACAACACGCAATACCTAATTTCGATGAGACTTTTGTACTCGCTATTACATATCTCTGATACTTGCATAATTCAGAGACGATTAGTTAACTAGAGCACTTTTAAAAGAGGATACAAATGTACTCTATTGTCTGGTTCATAGAAGATAGTATCACGTAGCCAAGCATCTGTACGTCAGCTTCTTGAAGATCATACAATATGGAAAGAGACAGGCAAAATCAATCAGGCGAAGCCTGGGTGAAGGTTGGTTTCCATTAAGCCGAGCGGCTTTTAAATTTCCATACCTTGAAGGTCTGTATTAGCCCTTAGCCGCAACTGTTGTCGTGCTGTTACTGTGTACATATAGTCGACTATGACGCCTTGCGATTCGCTGAAATTTTAACATccatttttttttattatttcATAGTTCTGTGACTCACTTCCACATTTTCTTTTATGGTAAGAAAGGTAGCAGCTCATTTTCGGAAAAAGGGACAACGAAAAACCAAAAACGAAAAAAGGAGAGAAACCCTCGTAGGAGGTATTGTGCTTTGTTCTCTTCACTCTTTCAAATCGAACCTAACAGTTATAATCTCGAAAGGCACAAAAAGTAGCGAAACTGTTGTGGCATCCCCTGTTCGTGTTGGTGTGAGTGGCTTAACACGGTCCTCTAGGCCATTCGCTAGGCTAATAGCCACTGGGTTGAGTCCACTAGCAAATTCAGCTTAGTCCACTTGGTTCAAAAGTCAAAATCCATTCCAACTTACGTAGAGACTTCAACGGCCGCATGACCACCGCTAGATTCGTAGAGACGCGCAATTATGGATGTTCCATCCTCTGAGCGTTTTATGGTATCGATGATAATGGTATCAGATCCTGAAATGCAGATCAATTGCCTTGAAGCATCATTGAATCGGTCAATTGCATCATCGGTGGCGCTAAGCACTCTCATGGGATTGTTGAAGTTGTATGCTGCCCGTGTAATTGTTACACTGCTTGCCTGGAAGTTGCCACTATGAGGTAGAATGGCGTAGCGGAACTGGTGGCATCCTACGTTTATACCATCATTATATTAGCTCAACATCATTGGTATAGGCAGAATTAGTAAGTGGCTGACCCATATCTGCTGCTCCATCAGGTGCTTTCGTGGAGCGAAGTAGGCTGAGGCGCATTGTCGAGGCATGGGTTGAGAACCCATACTTGCAGTCATTCAGAATTGAAACTCCGTAGTCACTCTCGCTCAGGTCTGCGAACTTGTGGGTGCAAACCTCTGCCTGATTGTTAGCTGTTGATATTAAGACCGGATATAAGCCTGACCGAATTTTGCTGCATCCCAAGAGGTATTGAAATGGGTTGGGCGCTCAACAACTCCGAATTGCGTCTCATATGTTGCCTTGAAAGATTAGCGAAGGTCTCAGAAGCGGGACAGTCCGAATTACTCTAGTTGAATAACACCGAACGGGGAACTCTGCTTTGAGAAACTTTCTGTTCTCATGCCAGTCTACCTCACACTCAATCTCGACCAGGTTATTTTCGGGATAACTTGGGTTTGCACAGTTCAAGCTGATTGTGGACTTGATCCAGCTTGCCTCAGAAATTTTTGTTGAAACAGCAATCGAGGATCGGAAAGGACTATCAGTTATTACTTCTGCGGAACCATTTTCTAAAGGCTTGGGGCAATGAAGATGGTATGTTTCAACATCCCACGCATCACTTTCTCCGGTTAGCAAGTTCAAAGCTTATAGCGAAAAGAAATGACATGTACTTACGCCCCAGGTGGCCTGTCATCAAACAGAAGCAGACGATTCAAGGGCTTTCCTTCGGATACTAACTCTTTATTCGCAACTATATCGATAAAAGAGGTGATCATATGGCCGTCCACTGTGATACTGAGAAGGCTGTTTTTGAGTTCGAATGAATTGGGCCCTAGCTGCTTGACAATAACGACATCTGCTTCTGGGATCTTGTGACTTCTTAGTAGAGGACGGCCTATACCATAAGCGGGAACTTGTGCTATTCCTAGCTCGTGAGACGAGAAACATGAGTCTGCTGTAGGGCCTGTGGACAGAACTTCGTAACGATCCCACGGCATGGTGttcaaggccgccgaggctTCGCCCAATGAACAATCATTCTTGGCACACTGTATTGACATAGAGTAAAGTGTTTCATGAAGCATATCCTGAATTTCGTCAAGATTTAGCCGGTACATCTGTGCAGTGCGTCAGCTTTTAAGCTATAATCCTGTAAAGACAACTCACATCTCGAACATCATCATAGACCCTCTCAATGCTGGATCCAGGTAAGACATCATGGAATTGGTTTCTAAAATGGAAATTAGCAAGAATCAAAACTCGATGATAAACTAAGACATACAGGAGCACGTCGTGCCAGACTTTTGTCAGCCTCTCAGCAGGATATCTGATTTTGGATCCAGTCGTCGTGGCCAGTGTTGCCAGAAGCTCCAAATCGTGGAGACGACGCTCGCATATTCGATTATTTCTTTTCACCGATGCCTCCGTCGTATAAGTGCCCCTATGAAATTCGAGATACTAAAGGTACTGTCAGCGAAAGTTGAACGTGACGGATGTAAGCAAATGAGGACCAGTAACGAACCAATTCGCCATAGAACGAGTCGAGGCTTTCACCATTGTTTGTTTCGTTTCTTATCCCATCAAAGAAGTCATCGACACTAGGTCCAATGGTGTGCTTTGGTATGACCCCGGGGTTTCTGTTGGCCAGGCCTCTTAGCCGTCTGAACTTCTCTAGTTGGTGGGATGTTGGtccgcctcctccatccccgaAACCATATGGAATTAGCGCTGATTTGCTAAATCGAAGATCTTTGTGTTTCGTAACGCTGTTTAGGAGGTCTGTGAAGTCGGCTCGAGAGCAATAGTTTTCGCATGGTGCCATGTGGGTAAGGAGCTGGGAGCCGTCAAGTCCAACCCAGTTGAAAGTTGTCCGAGGAAACTGTTTCCGTGTATAAGTAAATGATAGAAATCTCAACGGCCTACCTCTCTTACAGTGTTCATGCTATTCCAGCTCAGCTtctgggtgaagaagttATCGATACCACATGAACGAGCGATCTGAGGAATTTGTGGCGAATAGCCGAAGGTATCGGGTAGCCAAAAGGTCCGACTGCGAGAACAAAACTTATCCAAGAAGAATTGTTGACTGGTTAAGGAAACATGTCAGAGCGTCAAAGGTAATAAATATAATGGCGTGCAGTCTTGGTTATTTACATACCCATAGAGGAATTGCCGAATGAGTGACTCGCCAGAAGGGAGGTTAGTGTCCATTTCTGTCCAGCTCTGCGTAAAAAGAGGTCAAGGTTAGACTGTGGACTGAACAGGAACGACATTATACTCACGCCACCGATAGGTTGAAAAACACCTCTCTTAATATGCTGCTCAATGCGACACCACAAGGAAGGATAATCCTCCTGTAACCATTTGAACTGCTGTGCCTGACTGACACACATTCTATGCTCCGGGTACCGATCTAAAAGATCGCATTGCGCGGACCATGATCTTCCAATTTTGCGACGAGTCTCGCCATACGTCCAGAGCCAAGCAGTATCAATGTGACAATGGCCAATGCCAGTAACTGTATAGCTTGGATCGCTGTAGACTTTGACATCATCGATGTCATCACCCAGGAACCTGCGAGCGCAGGTTCTAGCTTTTGCTATTGAGTCATGGTCACCATCCGCGAAAGCATCCATAAGGTCGCTGGCCGCAGAAATTGCGTCTTGCCCAGCATAGCTATGTTCCGGTAGATTGTCAATGGCATCTTTGATAACTTGGACGTCCCACAGCAGCCGGCGTGCAGCCATGTTTGGGACAACCAAATCGGCCATTCGTAGCTAAATGAAACCCCGAATATGAGGTCGACTTCTTTGCATGGGGAACTTGTGAGACTAACCTCAAATTTCCTGTCCAGTTTGGGTGGTGCTGATGGCAAATCAAGACCATTACCGAACATACCGTTCATACCTACCTCGATGTAAAACTTGATAGTGCAGGTGCTACTTCGCCATTCTCTGGGGATGATAAACTCTATCCGTCGATCCACTGGACCTCCAGTAAGGCCTTGCAGGGGGGTTCCGGATTCATCATAAACgaagccttctccttcacaGTCAAAGTGAAATTCAACTACTTCTGAGCACTGTTGCTCCTCGGGAATTTGCAGTTCAACTCTGAACCAATGTGTTGACTGTCAATATTTCGAGTGTTAGCGGGCAAACCTGCTTTGTGGAGGGTCTATTACGGACCCACGACGGGCCAAAAACGTCTCCAACCGAAGCTGGTTTTAATTTTGCAGTTTTTGCAGCCGCAAAGTCTTTGCTTTCAGATTCATCTGGAGAGTAAACTCCTAGACAAACGACAGGTTTCAGTGAGCAACGATAAAGATCCTGTTTGGATAACAAATTGACATCAGAAATTTCGGATTCGTCAAAAAAAGATAATAGCCGTTTCTTCACAACGGCCAAGGCGATCG
Encoded here:
- a CDS encoding uncharacterized protein (ID:PFLUO_009123-T1.cds;~source:funannotate); protein product: MDVYVNNTVGSDQPHDLFYTNAQIATYYQSYVNTVVSRYSTSPSIFAWELANEARCSGSGPNPQSSACNPDVITTWADTMSTYIKSIDPNHMVSFGGEGFFNEAGSTEYEYDGGSGQDYDALIALPNIDFGTIHLYIGSTSGYENVAWSMQWLADHEASSVAANKPAVLEEYGIIRTDTTYPRQSTYDQWHAYEMSSQSINGDMTWGSLVVDTDCPGTDPYSICTTDSDYADLVTNWVAQMNGKQ
- a CDS encoding uncharacterized protein (ID:PFLUO_009124-T1.cds;~source:funannotate), which produces MVTTGGYYYLTNTQGTFISVTRSTTLGGLISGDTRTVWTDTDTDRNQNMWAPEMHLIDGIWYIFYSAGNGDIGNGQRSFVIQGCDANPYDCDYTFLAELTPAAGGQGGADLNDPWSIDGTYLTIGTARYHVVSAINPQGTQSIQIASLDTSAWSVGPWSVISSPTEPWEMADGVSGEPVAVNEGPNPLYNNGNTWLSFSASWCGTPAYALGLLQYDGTGDPLQASSWTKTGPVFSSNNGNYGTGHNVFFSSPDGTQVWNAYHATTNPAGSCGGDRYTMAQIVNFDASGNPDLGVPVQGGSPIGVPSGDGS